tatttttcaagtaaAAGTTCCAGACACAACCATTGTTTcttatttagaaacaaaaaatgattaTGTTAGacattgtaaaataatattatttccaTATTGTACccactataaaaaaattattctatataatttaatcatatgactTATGTTTAACTTATAGAAATAATCAACAATTCATATACTTGCActttttatataactaaataacaaataatagaTCCGCATAATTGAAATTTGATCATGtaacattttatatagttaaaacaaaagatttatcgattcatttgtaaataaaacaataaaataatatccgcATTTTTTAAACACGGATCAAAAATCTAGTACATAATTGACGAACTCCTttcttctttatcttttttcttcttctgtttccaAGTCGAAACTCTGGACTTTGATTGTGTGTACTCGTGATTTAGATTCTAATTTTAATACTAGCTTTCTTGATATTTACACTGGGAATCGCGGAAATGAAATAAGATGACGTTAATATAGATGTTCTTATAATAAATTACTATAAAATAGATGTCAAAAAAACTTACTATAAATACTATGCAATAATAGACTGAAAAAATCTTCAATGAATATACTCTCGATCAATCTCATATGCTACTTTGTATATAGTAAGTCTCATATTATAGATTAATGGGTAGTGGGCATTGCATGTATTTTTTTCGGGTCAGATTTCCACGACCCTGACTCCGTCAACTAAACCATGAACCTTAAACTTAAATTTTAGATCTATACTCTAGAAACCTAAACCTAAACGTAAACCTAGATTGTAAACCCAAACAATATATCATAAacttaaatcataaaccttaaacccaaatcataacaTTGAATCCAAACTATACATCCAAAACCCAATGCTTAGATcttaaatccaaaatatatatcctaaaactcaaatcttaaactctaaatttaaaatgtaaaccctaaactcaaactctataacGTCTAAATTTAAGGTTTGAGTTTAAGGTATACAGTTTAGGTTTATGATATAGGatttggtttaggatttacggtttggatttatggtttaagatttggttttaaggtatacagtttgggtttagaatctAGGATTAGGCTCATGatatagggtttggatttagaatctagaatttggatttagaatttaaggtttaaggtttaagatttatgatttagggtttagaatttagatgGTTGTGTTAGCGTCGTTAAAATTGACTTCATTAGTTTTTCagcttttttaatttaattatttttattaaaaaaaattatgtggtaTTTTTAGTTTAGCcgtaaactctaaatcttaaacttaaactatatagagtttgagtttaggatttacggttgggtttaggatatgatttagatttaaaatataggatttatgatttgggtttaagatataagatttgagtttgaaatctaaaatttgggtttaggatatatggtttggatttagggtttaaaatttgagtttaagatatatggtttgagtttagaatCTACCATTTGGGTTTATATTATAgggtttggatttggatttaggatctAAAGTTTGCGTCTAATATTtaatgtttaagatttagggtttacctaTCAGCATTAACGTTGttaaaattaacattattttcagctattaaaagaaaagttaacatctcttattaaaatagaaatattacaacttcttctaggtagattttaaagttggaccttatgtaattaatactatattaatctacttattattagacatacctttttataaataattaatatcaaccattattatgatagtttttcacttcttaccttattattatatccactatgcatgtttccttatattgcatatattttactatattatatgtattcattaacttgcatctatcaatattagcaatactatgaagacgactaactctatactttgaacctataaacaatgatatactaatttataacaaaatgatattactgttacaaattagtttttataaaaattatttataacagcaatttgttatataagataaatttaatcaagacccaaatctttttttttctattcagaaaaaaagaaacctacgaatatataccattaaattagccaaaaatcttccgaataaatagtaaatctcactaacccaaaaaatgaattaaaaatataacaaaagatattatgtttaaaatttagctcactggatcgggtataaatctgttcatttcaggtatgagttcttcgagttttcaacatttggatctaagtaggtatttgactTTTTTGTCCGgatcgattttttttggttccggatcattctaactttttatattataaatcttaaataatatacaacatctATAacatcattctaacttttttgcgcgatcatgatctagttagtAGTATTATTTAGTTATCTACGTGCCACTTTGATTGGTACTAGAAGATGAAATGAATTTAAAGGTTTATTCTATTACAATATTTTCACTAGATATAATCTCAAAAATGACGCGTCACTTTATTATTAGATGGACCCGTTCGTattaaaaacaaagacaaactgTGCACGCAATTGAATGGAAATGTACCAGCGCAGCTTCTCtttgtgtttttaattaaaataaataaagagagGAAATATCTTTGATGATTGATGTCGATATTCGAAGATAGATACATTTCCATTATTTTGTGAAAAAGGTTACTTGTTGGGAGTTATATTCAAAAGCACCCCATGATGGTGTCTACGTACATCCTACAAATTATGTAAGCCTTCGAAAACTACCAAGAACATAGACTAATTTTCAAATGGAAATGAAAGCCAGAAATAAATCGCTTTTGTGGATAAAATCTGATATTTGGCACATTTCTTTATTTTCACAACTCTACTTTTTTTACTAAACTTCGTAACTCTGTTACATTATATGTCATTAGCTTTTCATtccatttcatatatatagtttgCAGAAAAACATGCGGTTACGTCCATCTTACACAAATGTAATCTCATCGACTCGTAGACTAGAAGTCCAGAACTGTAGACAAGTGGCAAGAAATTGTACGTCGCAGGAGTTGAAAACTCGATTTGCCTTGTAATACTTTGTAGCAGATTTCTTTAGTAGGATTAAGATTATTAATTCTCTTGTTTTCGGTAATACGAATTACCACCGAATTTCGTCCCAAGATGGCAACAAAAATGCAAAACCACAACTCTATTCCACTAGAAATACAAAACAATGTATTGTTATTAGAGCTAATAGGCACATTCCTCGAGACATTTCATGATTACAACTTACACCTTGCCTCCTTGTCTTGCACTGTCGTTCAAGTGTGGTACGTTTTGTATTTTATGTCACTTAAGTTTTGAGTTATACTACTTTATGGCTTCATCTTGTATTCTTGCAAGTCTCCAGACATATATATCCATATTaagttcccaaaaaaaaaatcggcttagattaagtttaagtatttgaccaaacaaaaaaaagagattaagtTTCAGTACATTGTTTTGAGATGTCAGTCACGAAAAAAGGTTTAAATCAATGGAAGCCGATGAACAAAATCGACAAACTAAAATGGACGAATTAGATTCATACGAATAAATGAAGTTGTTAGAGATGAATTGATGAAGATTTGTTTACAATTTTACATGCATAGAAGCTTGAATACCGACGAGGAGTGTTGCATCTGACAGAACAAATAATCCTATTATCCGTACACCTTCTGGAACCAAGATTCAATAGCTACTTGTTATGCAACTCGGTCTTAAGCCTTTCGAAATTGGTTACAAAACTGATGATAAACGTTTACATGCTAATTTGAGCATATGATTACCTTaacataacataataaaattagttaGCCGATCAAAGAGGAGAGCCAAATATAAACACAATAAATATAGATCTAACCACCGAGCGGAAATGATGGGCAAAATTAGACCTGAAAAAGAGgttaaaaccctaatttcaaagTAACATAATTAACGAccacaaaataattaaaaaactacTCTATCTGTCTAACCCTTTTTTATCCTCAACAGAACCAATCGTCCATTTGTTCTTCTGCACAATCTCTCACACTTCTATTTCTCCCTCTCTTTTCACAAGGGAAGGGTGtagaagaaaccaaaaaaaaacttaaacaaaagAGTAATAATATAActcaaaaaaccaaaaaaaaaataataataatacagaATGGGTGGTGTCAAGTTGTTATTCATCTTTGGTCTCTTGATCTTAGCTATGGTAGCTAAATCCGTCAAAGCGACCTACCCATTGACTAAATCTTGCATCAATGGACAAGGTTGCATCGGAGATGATGATGAACTTGAATCTCTAATGGATTCAGAGACAAACCGTCGTCAGCTCGCTAGAGGACGTCGTTACATTGGCTATGATGCTCTCAAAAAGAACAATGTGCCTTGCAATAGACGTGGCCGGTCTTACTACGATTGCAAGAAGAGGAGAAGGAACAATCCTTACAGACGTGGATGCAGTGCGATCACGCATTGTTATAGGTACGCTAAGTGAGAACAAAATGATAGAGAGAGGATGATTTGATTCAACAACGTTCTATCTTTATTCTTCATTCTTGATCGTTAATGATTTCCTTTCTTAACGTACCCTATGTTATACGTATGATTTCTTatgtctttttttatttaatcatcaTCATGATGCATATAAGCTTTTGATACGTTGATATATCGCCTATTTTCCTTTGTTGTTGTCTTTCCATTTCGTTTCGTTCATATATTAAGTTCCGTTTGTCTATTATATACATcatgatgtttttgtatttcTACAATTAAGCATTTGTTTATATACTACGCCTTAATTGgacctctcttcttctttttatttatccTTTTTGTAATTTATCTCCATACAAATGCGCCAAAGCTTATTTAATGGATCAAATTCTATCGGATAGTAATTAGTAAATGGAAACCTTATTTCTTATCATCAACAAAATGACTTTTGGTTGATGAGAAACTATACGAGGGCTTCATGCTTAAGTTTCTGAACGGAGAGCATATATTTGGGGTTCAATTCTGAGGATCTCAATATCAAAGTTCGTTTTGGATAGATAAAAAGCCCAAACTAAACTGTACTTTTCATGTTTGGAGAAATAATCTGGGCTTCAGTTTAATATCTTCAATTGAACCTCCTCAAGTTTAGAATTGATTTTGTCAGTGGATTGGTTAggagtatactatatataaatgattaGTTACATGCAGATTTATTGAGCCCTTGAAAACGTATAACGTTAGGCCCATCCTGTGTCCTGCTGACTCATTTGCTagctattttcttttttttctttccttttttgtttgtttgtctgaGGAAATGCGTAGTTTCATGGGCACAAGGCGTCAAAATCCACCTGCATTGCTACTATATTCAGCACTGTATGGTCTTTTTCCAAAGTCattcattaatttataataaaataagaacagAGCCAAAGAAGGCTTTGAAGTTATAAGAGCAACCCAACATTATTGCTGTTCACACCCACATctccattactttttttttattttcttgcatCACTAAAATTTCTAAACCGTAAAAAGGTTTAATCTTTTCAACACTAGTAAATGATATTTTACACTCTCTTTATAGAGGTTTTCTCTTCCTTGTATAATGTATTCGTGTAACATCTAAGAATTTATGTATAACATCATCACAAAAAAACGGATTGGAGTGGGTAACACTACCgatataatattttactaaaGTTGTTCACTAAACGagtgaaaaaggaaaaaaaatattttaataaggaAAGAACATTTGAAAATGGGTCAAC
The Raphanus sativus cultivar WK10039 chromosome 1, ASM80110v3, whole genome shotgun sequence DNA segment above includes these coding regions:
- the LOC108856837 gene encoding protein RALF-like 4, with the protein product MGGVKLLFIFGLLILAMVAKSVKATYPLTKSCINGQGCIGDDDELESLMDSETNRRQLARGRRYIGYDALKKNNVPCNRRGRSYYDCKKRRRNNPYRRGCSAITHCYRYAK